In Brassica rapa cultivar Chiifu-401-42 chromosome A06, CAAS_Brap_v3.01, whole genome shotgun sequence, a single window of DNA contains:
- the LOC103874562 gene encoding protein MON2 homolog isoform X3 → MALVAALEADLRALSAEARRRYPAVKDGAEHAILKLRSSSSASDLSSNDDILRIFLMACGVRNTKLSVIGLSCLQKLISHDAVEPSSLKEILTTLKDHSEMAEEIIQLKTLQTILIIFQSRLHPETEDNMVLALSICLRLLDNNRLPSVYNTAAATFRQAVALVFDQVVSAESLPMPKFSSSSQTARTGSVTGDLSQNINNSGPLEKDVISGRLTMRDTLSETGKLGLRLLEDLTASAAGGSAAWLHVTSLPRTFSLELIEFVLSNYISVFKILLPYEQVLRHQICSLLMTSLRTSSELEGEMVEPYIRRLVLRSVAHIIRLYSSSLITECEVFLSMLVKATFLDLPLWHRILVLEILRGFCVEARTLQILFQNFDMHPKNTNVVESMVKALARVVSSIQFQETSDESLAAVAGMFSSKAKGIEWILDNDASSAAVLVASEAHAITLAIEGLLGVVFTVATLTDEAVDTGELESPRYELHPSSDNCTGKTSRLCISMIESLWLTILDAFSLILSRSQGEAIVLEILKGYQAFTQACGVLHAVEPLNSFLASLCKFTIVLPTDAERKSSIVQSPVSKRSEVQVEQKDVIVLTPKNVQALRTLFNIAHRLHNVLGASWVLVLETLAALDRAIHSPHATTQEVATAVPKLTREPSRQYADFSILSSLNSQLFESSALMHVSAVKSLLSALYMLSHQSMTETSDSVSSASSKKIGSISFSVDRMISILVNNLHRVEPLWDQVVSHFLELAVHSNPNLRTMALDALDQSICAVLGSEQFGEDPTRSRDTTLDVESKSTELKSVECVVLSSLRGLYFSAQKADVRVGSLKILLRVLERCGEKLYYSWPGILEMLRSVADASEKDVATLGFQSLRVIMSDGLPTLPEDCLHVCIDVTGAYSAQKTDLNISLTAIGLLWTLTDFIAKGLHHGCQVEKGSGFSNVDTSPQQTNGEGVEEHVVSNSNKPDFEARTQIVNHEKLLFLVFSLIQKLVDDDRPEVRNSAVRTFFQILGSHGNKLSKSMWEDCLWNYIFPMLDSASHKAATSSKDEWQGKEIGTRGGKAVHMLIHHSRNTAQKQWDETFVLVLGGIARLFRSYFPLLESLPNFWSGWESLLDFVKNSIFNGSKEVSLAAINCLQTAVVSHCVKGNLQLRYLNSVMDVYELVFQKSSSYTGDTATKVKQEILHGLGELYVQSLKMFDDKMYMQLLGIVDLAVKQAIISSENFETEFGHVPPVLRHVLEILPSLGPPDHLSSMWLILLREFLNYLPRFDSALPNEEGSEVSEHKADVLSDKTIPTTRITSNMFAEKLIPALVELLLQAPAVEKYILFPEIIQNLRRCMMTRRDNPDGSLWKVAAEGFNRLLVEDVKICSAGGDTDLKVSKTARMRIWKEIGDVYEIFLVGYCGRALSSNSLPAAALKANETLEMALLDGLGDVILKSTVDAPREVLERLVLTLDRCASRTCSLPIETVELMPAHCSRFSLTCLQKLFSLSSFETENWHSTRAEVSRISITTLMERCEFVLSRFLIVENNLGKRPIPTARLEEIIFTLQELDRLTIHPEAASVLQLRPSLKNILQEDNRDSRAHLLVLFPSLCEIVLSREMPVRELVQVLLRAVAAELGLKKVSLSS, encoded by the exons ATGGCTTTGGTAGCTGCTCTGGAGGCGGATCTCCGCGCTCTCTCCGCGGAGGCACGGCGGAGGTATCCCGCCGTGAAAGACGGAGCAGAACACGCTATCCTGAAG cttCGTTCGTCATCGAGTGCAAGTGATCTTTCCAGCAATGATGACATTCTTCGGATCTTTCTGATGGCTTGTGGAGTCAGGAATACAAAACTTAGTGTTATAGGACTTTCGTGCTTGCAGAAGCTTATTTCTCACGATGCAGTTGAACCATCATCTCTAAAGGAGATACTTACTACCTTGAAAGAT CATTCAGAAATGGCAGAAGAAATTATCCAACTAAAGACTCTACAAACTATTCTAATAATATTTCAATCTCGCCTACATCCAGAAACCGAG GATAATATGGTTCTGGCGCTAAGTATCTGCCTCAGGCTTCTTGATAACAACCGACTTCCTAGTGTTTACAA TACTGCTGCAGCTACCTTCAGACAAGCAGTTGCGTTAGTTTTTGATCAAGTAGTTTCAGCTGAGTCTCTTCCTATGCCTAAATTTAGCTCTAGCAGTCAAACAGCAAGGACTGGCTCAGTGACAGGAGATTTGAGTCAGAATATCAATAATTCAGG GCCCTTGGAGAAAGATGTCATCTCTGGTCGATTGACAATGAGAGACACCCTGAGCGAAACCGGTAAACTTGGTCTGCGGTTGCTTGAGGACTTGACAGCCTCAGCTGCAGGTGGATCT GCAGCTTGGTTGCATGTTACTTCTCTTCCGAGGACCTTTTCCCTCGAACTGATTGA GTTTGTTTTGTCAAACTATATCTCAGTTTTTAAGATACTACTTCCCTACGAACAG GTTTTGCGTCACCAAATCTGTTCCCTTCTGATGACATCACTTCGGACCAGCTCAGAG CTCGAGGGAGAAATGGTTGAACCTTATATCCGCCGGTTGGTTCTGCGGTCAGTTGCTCATATTATTCGACTGTATAGTTCGTCTCTCATTACAGAATGCGAG GTGTTCCTAAGTATGCTCGTGAAAGCTACATTTTTAGATTTGCCATTGTGGCATCGCATTCTTGTTCTCGAGATTTTGAGG GGGTTCTGTGTTGAGGCAAGAACATTACAGATCCTTTTCCAGAATTTTGATAT GCACCCTAAAAATACAAATGTTGTGGAGAGCATGGTCAAAGCACTTGCTCGAGTTGTTTCTAGCATACAG TTTCAGGAGACGAGTGATGAAAGTCTAGCAGCTGTTGCTGGGATGTTTAGTAGCAAAGCTAAAG GAATCGAATGGATTCTTGATAATGATGCTTCTAGTGCGGCTGTTCTCGTTGCGAGTGAAGCTCATGCAATAACTTTGGCAATTGAAGGCTTACTTGGAGTTGTTTTTACAGTCGCCACCTTAACAGATGAAGCAGTAGACACTGGGGAG CTTGAATCCCCCAGATATGAGCTTCATCCTTCGTCTGATAATTGTACTGGGAAAACCTCACGTCTCTGTATCTCAATGATAGAGTCATTGTGGCTGACTATACTCGATGCCTTTTCCCTTATACTATCAAG gtcacaaggtgaggcaatCGTGTTGGAGATACTGAAAGGATATCAAGCATTTACTCAG GCATGTGGCGTTCTTCATGCTGTAGAACCCTTGAACTCTTTTCTTGCATCACTTTGTAAATTTACTATCGTTTTGCCAACTGATGCGGAAAGGAAAAG CAGCATCGTACAGTCTCCTGTGTCCAAACGTTCTGAAGTACAGGTGGAACAGAAAGATGTCATTGTCCTGACCCCCAAGAATGTTCAG GCATTGAGAACACTCTTCAACATCGCTCATAGGTTGCATAATGTATTGGGCGCATCATGGGTGCTG GTTCTTGAAACTCTGGCAGCCCTAGATCGAGCAATTCATTCTCCTCATGCAACTACCCAG GAGGTCGCAACTGCAGTCCCAAAGCTCACCAGGGAGCCTTCTAGGCAGTACGCTGATTTTAGCATTCTCTCTTCTTTAAATTCTCAA CTTTTTGAAAGCTCGGCTCTGATGCACGTGTCTGCTGTTAAATCGCTTCTTTCTGCACTCTATATGCTGTCCCATCAATCCATGACAGAAACTTCGGACAGTGTTTCATCAGCTTCAAGTAAAAAAATTGGGAGCATCAGTTTTTCGGTGGACAGAATGATTTCTATTCTCGTAAATAATCTTCATA GAGTGGAACCACTATGGGACCAAGTGGTTAGCCACTTTCTTGAG CTCGCTGTACATTCAAATCCAAACTTGAGAACTATGGCGCTTGATGCCCTGGATCAATCCATATGTGCTGTCTTAGGTTCAGAGCAATTTGGAGAAGATCCGACCAGATCAAGAGATACAACTCTGGAT GTAGAATCAAAGTCAACCGAGTTGAAGTCAGTTGAGTGTGTTGTACTATCTTCTCTCAGGGGTCTTTACTTTTCTGCTCAAAAGGCCGATGTTCGAGTTGGTTCATTAAAAATTCTTCTTCGTGTACTGGAG AGATGTGGGGAAAAGTTGTACTATAGCTGGCCTGGCATTCTTGAAATGTTGAG GTCTGTTGCCGATGCATCAGAGAAGGATGTGGCGACCCTTGGATTCCAG AGTCTCCGGGTTATTATGAGTGATGGACTTCCTACTCTTCCGGAAGACTGTCTCCATGT GTGCATTGACGTTACTGGAGCTTACAGTGCACAGAAGACTGATTTGAATATAAGTTTAACAGCCATTGGCCTGTTGTGGACTTTAACTGATTTCATAGCAAAGGGGCTTCACCATGGGTGTCAAGTGGAGAAAGGATCGG GATTCAGTAATGTTGATACCTCTCCACAGCAAACCAATGGTGAGGGTGTGGAAGAGCATGTGGTTAGCAATTCCAACAAGCCAGATTTTGAAGCTAGAACTCAAATAGTCAATCATGAGAAATTGTTGTTTTTAGTCTTTTCGTTAATTCAGAAACTCGTAGATGACGATCGACCAGAG GTGAGGAATTCTGCTGTCAGGAcgttttttcagattttgggaAGTCATGGGAACAAACTTTCTAAAAGCATGTGGGAGGATTGTCTGTGGAACTACATCTTCCCGATGTTGGATAGCGCCTCTCACAAG GCTGCAACATCATCAAAGGATGAATGGCAAGGGAAAGAAATAGGTACTCGGGGAGGGAAAGCAGTGCACATGCTTATACATCATAG TCGCAATACAGCCCAGAAGCAATGGGATGAAACATTTGTGCTTGTCCTTGGAGGAATAGCCCGCCTCTTCCGTTCCTACTTTCCTCTTCTTGAAAGCTTGCCCAACTTCTGGTCAG GATGGGAGTCATTGCTTGATTTTGTTAAGAATAGCATTTTCAATGGAAGTAAAGAGGTATCACTTGCAGCGATAAATTGTCTGCAGACAGCTGTTGTGTCCCACTGTGTCAAG GGAAACTTGCAACTCCGATATCTTAATTCTGTCATGGATGTGTATGAGCTTGTTTTCCAGAAGTCATCGAGTTACACAGGTGACACAGCAACCAAGGTGAAACAAGAGATTCTGCATGGTTtag GTGAATTATATGTACAATCACTGAAGATGTTTGATGATAAAATGTACATGCAATTGTTGGGAATTGTTGATTTGGCTGTAAAGCAGGCCATCATAAGTAGCGAAAATTTTGAAACTGAATTC GGACATGTTCCCCCTGTACTACGTCATGTTCTGGAGATCTTGCCCTCTTTGGGTCCTCCTGATCACCTTTCATCAATGTGGCTAATCCTGCTAAGAGAGTTTTTGAATTACCTTCCCCGGTTTGATTCTGCTCTGCCAAATGAGGAAG GCAGTGAAGTATCGGAACACAAAGCTGATGTTTTGTCTGACAAAACAATTCCAACCACAAGAATCACGAGTAATATGTTTGCAGAAAAGCTGATCCCTGCTTTAGTAGAGCTTCTCCTTCAGGCTCCTGCAGTTGAAAAGTACATCCTGTTTCCGGAAATCATCCAGAACCTGAGAAG GTGCATGATGACAAGACGAGACAATCCAGATGGTTCACTCTGGAAGGTAGCAGCTGAGGGCTTCAACCGTTTACTTGTTGAAGATGTTAAGATATGTTCTGCGGGTGGTGACACAGACCTGAAAGTTAGCAAAACTGCTCGAATGCGCATTTGGAAAGAAATTGGAGATGTTTACGAGATATTTCTTGTTGGTTATTGTGGACGTGCACTTTCTTCAAACTCTCTCCCTGCAGCAGCGCTCAAGGCCAACGAGACCCTGGAGATGGCCTTGTTAGATGGTCTTGGTGATGTTATTCTTAAGTCGACCGTTGATGCACCCCGAGAA GTCTTGGAGCGGCTTGTTTTAACCCTTGACCGCTGTGCATCACGTACATGTTCGTTGCCTATTGAAACTGTGGAGCTGATGCCTGCTCACTGTAGCAGATTCTCCTTGACATGCTTACAAAAATTGTTTTCCTTGAGCAG CTTTGAAACTGAGAACTGGCACTCAACAAGAGCAGAAGTGAGCAGGATCTCAATCACCACGCTAATGGAAAGATGTGAATTCGTTTTGAGTAGATTTTTAATCGTCGAAAATAACCTTG GCAAACGTCCAATCCCAACTGCTAGACTTGAAGAGATTATCTTTACCCTTCAAGAACTTGACCGCCTCACAATTCACCCCGAGGCTGCTTCGGTTCTTCAGTTGCGACCCTCTCTGAAAAACATACTACAAGAGGATAACCGTGACTCCCGTGCACACCTACTTGTCCTTTTCCCCTCACTGTGCGAGATTGTGTTATCAAG GGAAATGCCGGTGAGAGAGCTGGTGCAAGTTTTATTACGAGCAGTTGCGGCCGAGCTAGGTCTGAAAAAGGTTAGCCTATCCAGTTGA
- the LOC103874562 gene encoding protein MON2 homolog isoform X4 → MALVAALEADLRALSAEARRRYPAVKDGAEHAILKLRSSSSASDLSSNDDILRIFLMACGVRNTKLSVIGLSCLQKLISHDAVEPSSLKEILTTLKDHSEMAEEIIQLKTLQTILIIFQSRLHPETEDNMVLALSICLRLLDNNRLPSVYNTAAATFRQAVALVFDQVVSAESLPMPKFSSSSQTARTGSVTGDLSQNINNSGPLEKDVISGRLTMRDTLSETGKLGLRLLEDLTASAAGGSAAWLHVTSLPRTFSLELIEFVLSNYISVFKILLPYEQVLRHQICSLLMTSLRTSSELEGEMVEPYIRRLVLRSVAHIIRLYSSSLITECEVFLSMLVKATFLDLPLWHRILVLEILRGFCVEARTLQILFQNFDMHPKNTNVVESMVKALARVVSSIQFQETSDESLAAVAGMFSSKAKGIEWILDNDASSAAVLVASEAHAITLAIEGLLGVVFTVATLTDEAVDTGELESPRYELHPSSDNCTGKTSRLCISMIESLWLTILDAFSLILSRSQGEAIVLEILKGYQAFTQACGVLHAVEPLNSFLASLCKFTIVLPTDAERKSIVQSPVSKRSEVQVEQKDVIVLTPKNVQALRTLFNIAHRLHNVLGASWVLVLETLAALDRAIHSPHATTQEVATAVPKLTREPSRQYADFSILSSLNSQLFESSALMHVSAVKSLLSALYMLSHQSMTETSDSVSSASSKKIGSISFSVDRMISILVNNLHRVEPLWDQVVSHFLELAVHSNPNLRTMALDALDQSICAVLGSEQFGEDPTRSRDTTLDVESKSTELKSVECVVLSSLRGLYFSAQKADVRVGSLKILLRVLERCGEKLYYSWPGILEMLRSVADASEKDVATLGFQSLRVIMSDGLPTLPEDCLHVCIDVTGAYSAQKTDLNISLTAIGLLWTLTDFIAKGLHHGCQVEKGSGFSNVDTSPQQTNGEGVEEHVVSNSNKPDFEARTQIVNHEKLLFLVFSLIQKLVDDDRPEVRNSAVRTFFQILGSHGNKLSKSMWEDCLWNYIFPMLDSASHKAATSSKDEWQGKEIGTRGGKAVHMLIHHSRNTAQKQWDETFVLVLGGIARLFRSYFPLLESLPNFWSGWESLLDFVKNSIFNGSKEVSLAAINCLQTAVVSHCVKGNLQLRYLNSVMDVYELVFQKSSSYTGDTATKVKQEILHGLGELYVQSLKMFDDKMYMQLLGIVDLAVKQAIISSENFETEFGHVPPVLRHVLEILPSLGPPDHLSSMWLILLREFLNYLPRFDSALPNEEGSEVSEHKADVLSDKTIPTTRITSNMFAEKLIPALVELLLQAPAVEKYILFPEIIQNLRRCMMTRRDNPDGSLWKVAAEGFNRLLVEDVKICSAGGDTDLKVSKTARMRIWKEIGDVYEIFLVGYCGRALSSNSLPAAALKANETLEMALLDGLGDVILKSTVDAPREVLERLVLTLDRCASRTCSLPIETVELMPAHCSRFSLTCLQKLFSLSSFETENWHSTRAEVSRISITTLMERCEFVLSRFLIVENNLGKRPIPTARLEEIIFTLQELDRLTIHPEAASVLQLRPSLKNILQEDNRDSRAHLLVLFPSLCEIVLSREMPVRELVQVLLRAVAAELGLKKVSLSS, encoded by the exons ATGGCTTTGGTAGCTGCTCTGGAGGCGGATCTCCGCGCTCTCTCCGCGGAGGCACGGCGGAGGTATCCCGCCGTGAAAGACGGAGCAGAACACGCTATCCTGAAG cttCGTTCGTCATCGAGTGCAAGTGATCTTTCCAGCAATGATGACATTCTTCGGATCTTTCTGATGGCTTGTGGAGTCAGGAATACAAAACTTAGTGTTATAGGACTTTCGTGCTTGCAGAAGCTTATTTCTCACGATGCAGTTGAACCATCATCTCTAAAGGAGATACTTACTACCTTGAAAGAT CATTCAGAAATGGCAGAAGAAATTATCCAACTAAAGACTCTACAAACTATTCTAATAATATTTCAATCTCGCCTACATCCAGAAACCGAG GATAATATGGTTCTGGCGCTAAGTATCTGCCTCAGGCTTCTTGATAACAACCGACTTCCTAGTGTTTACAA TACTGCTGCAGCTACCTTCAGACAAGCAGTTGCGTTAGTTTTTGATCAAGTAGTTTCAGCTGAGTCTCTTCCTATGCCTAAATTTAGCTCTAGCAGTCAAACAGCAAGGACTGGCTCAGTGACAGGAGATTTGAGTCAGAATATCAATAATTCAGG GCCCTTGGAGAAAGATGTCATCTCTGGTCGATTGACAATGAGAGACACCCTGAGCGAAACCGGTAAACTTGGTCTGCGGTTGCTTGAGGACTTGACAGCCTCAGCTGCAGGTGGATCT GCAGCTTGGTTGCATGTTACTTCTCTTCCGAGGACCTTTTCCCTCGAACTGATTGA GTTTGTTTTGTCAAACTATATCTCAGTTTTTAAGATACTACTTCCCTACGAACAG GTTTTGCGTCACCAAATCTGTTCCCTTCTGATGACATCACTTCGGACCAGCTCAGAG CTCGAGGGAGAAATGGTTGAACCTTATATCCGCCGGTTGGTTCTGCGGTCAGTTGCTCATATTATTCGACTGTATAGTTCGTCTCTCATTACAGAATGCGAG GTGTTCCTAAGTATGCTCGTGAAAGCTACATTTTTAGATTTGCCATTGTGGCATCGCATTCTTGTTCTCGAGATTTTGAGG GGGTTCTGTGTTGAGGCAAGAACATTACAGATCCTTTTCCAGAATTTTGATAT GCACCCTAAAAATACAAATGTTGTGGAGAGCATGGTCAAAGCACTTGCTCGAGTTGTTTCTAGCATACAG TTTCAGGAGACGAGTGATGAAAGTCTAGCAGCTGTTGCTGGGATGTTTAGTAGCAAAGCTAAAG GAATCGAATGGATTCTTGATAATGATGCTTCTAGTGCGGCTGTTCTCGTTGCGAGTGAAGCTCATGCAATAACTTTGGCAATTGAAGGCTTACTTGGAGTTGTTTTTACAGTCGCCACCTTAACAGATGAAGCAGTAGACACTGGGGAG CTTGAATCCCCCAGATATGAGCTTCATCCTTCGTCTGATAATTGTACTGGGAAAACCTCACGTCTCTGTATCTCAATGATAGAGTCATTGTGGCTGACTATACTCGATGCCTTTTCCCTTATACTATCAAG gtcacaaggtgaggcaatCGTGTTGGAGATACTGAAAGGATATCAAGCATTTACTCAG GCATGTGGCGTTCTTCATGCTGTAGAACCCTTGAACTCTTTTCTTGCATCACTTTGTAAATTTACTATCGTTTTGCCAACTGATGCGGAAAGGAAAAG CATCGTACAGTCTCCTGTGTCCAAACGTTCTGAAGTACAGGTGGAACAGAAAGATGTCATTGTCCTGACCCCCAAGAATGTTCAG GCATTGAGAACACTCTTCAACATCGCTCATAGGTTGCATAATGTATTGGGCGCATCATGGGTGCTG GTTCTTGAAACTCTGGCAGCCCTAGATCGAGCAATTCATTCTCCTCATGCAACTACCCAG GAGGTCGCAACTGCAGTCCCAAAGCTCACCAGGGAGCCTTCTAGGCAGTACGCTGATTTTAGCATTCTCTCTTCTTTAAATTCTCAA CTTTTTGAAAGCTCGGCTCTGATGCACGTGTCTGCTGTTAAATCGCTTCTTTCTGCACTCTATATGCTGTCCCATCAATCCATGACAGAAACTTCGGACAGTGTTTCATCAGCTTCAAGTAAAAAAATTGGGAGCATCAGTTTTTCGGTGGACAGAATGATTTCTATTCTCGTAAATAATCTTCATA GAGTGGAACCACTATGGGACCAAGTGGTTAGCCACTTTCTTGAG CTCGCTGTACATTCAAATCCAAACTTGAGAACTATGGCGCTTGATGCCCTGGATCAATCCATATGTGCTGTCTTAGGTTCAGAGCAATTTGGAGAAGATCCGACCAGATCAAGAGATACAACTCTGGAT GTAGAATCAAAGTCAACCGAGTTGAAGTCAGTTGAGTGTGTTGTACTATCTTCTCTCAGGGGTCTTTACTTTTCTGCTCAAAAGGCCGATGTTCGAGTTGGTTCATTAAAAATTCTTCTTCGTGTACTGGAG AGATGTGGGGAAAAGTTGTACTATAGCTGGCCTGGCATTCTTGAAATGTTGAG GTCTGTTGCCGATGCATCAGAGAAGGATGTGGCGACCCTTGGATTCCAG AGTCTCCGGGTTATTATGAGTGATGGACTTCCTACTCTTCCGGAAGACTGTCTCCATGT GTGCATTGACGTTACTGGAGCTTACAGTGCACAGAAGACTGATTTGAATATAAGTTTAACAGCCATTGGCCTGTTGTGGACTTTAACTGATTTCATAGCAAAGGGGCTTCACCATGGGTGTCAAGTGGAGAAAGGATCGG GATTCAGTAATGTTGATACCTCTCCACAGCAAACCAATGGTGAGGGTGTGGAAGAGCATGTGGTTAGCAATTCCAACAAGCCAGATTTTGAAGCTAGAACTCAAATAGTCAATCATGAGAAATTGTTGTTTTTAGTCTTTTCGTTAATTCAGAAACTCGTAGATGACGATCGACCAGAG GTGAGGAATTCTGCTGTCAGGAcgttttttcagattttgggaAGTCATGGGAACAAACTTTCTAAAAGCATGTGGGAGGATTGTCTGTGGAACTACATCTTCCCGATGTTGGATAGCGCCTCTCACAAG GCTGCAACATCATCAAAGGATGAATGGCAAGGGAAAGAAATAGGTACTCGGGGAGGGAAAGCAGTGCACATGCTTATACATCATAG TCGCAATACAGCCCAGAAGCAATGGGATGAAACATTTGTGCTTGTCCTTGGAGGAATAGCCCGCCTCTTCCGTTCCTACTTTCCTCTTCTTGAAAGCTTGCCCAACTTCTGGTCAG GATGGGAGTCATTGCTTGATTTTGTTAAGAATAGCATTTTCAATGGAAGTAAAGAGGTATCACTTGCAGCGATAAATTGTCTGCAGACAGCTGTTGTGTCCCACTGTGTCAAG GGAAACTTGCAACTCCGATATCTTAATTCTGTCATGGATGTGTATGAGCTTGTTTTCCAGAAGTCATCGAGTTACACAGGTGACACAGCAACCAAGGTGAAACAAGAGATTCTGCATGGTTtag GTGAATTATATGTACAATCACTGAAGATGTTTGATGATAAAATGTACATGCAATTGTTGGGAATTGTTGATTTGGCTGTAAAGCAGGCCATCATAAGTAGCGAAAATTTTGAAACTGAATTC GGACATGTTCCCCCTGTACTACGTCATGTTCTGGAGATCTTGCCCTCTTTGGGTCCTCCTGATCACCTTTCATCAATGTGGCTAATCCTGCTAAGAGAGTTTTTGAATTACCTTCCCCGGTTTGATTCTGCTCTGCCAAATGAGGAAG GCAGTGAAGTATCGGAACACAAAGCTGATGTTTTGTCTGACAAAACAATTCCAACCACAAGAATCACGAGTAATATGTTTGCAGAAAAGCTGATCCCTGCTTTAGTAGAGCTTCTCCTTCAGGCTCCTGCAGTTGAAAAGTACATCCTGTTTCCGGAAATCATCCAGAACCTGAGAAG GTGCATGATGACAAGACGAGACAATCCAGATGGTTCACTCTGGAAGGTAGCAGCTGAGGGCTTCAACCGTTTACTTGTTGAAGATGTTAAGATATGTTCTGCGGGTGGTGACACAGACCTGAAAGTTAGCAAAACTGCTCGAATGCGCATTTGGAAAGAAATTGGAGATGTTTACGAGATATTTCTTGTTGGTTATTGTGGACGTGCACTTTCTTCAAACTCTCTCCCTGCAGCAGCGCTCAAGGCCAACGAGACCCTGGAGATGGCCTTGTTAGATGGTCTTGGTGATGTTATTCTTAAGTCGACCGTTGATGCACCCCGAGAA GTCTTGGAGCGGCTTGTTTTAACCCTTGACCGCTGTGCATCACGTACATGTTCGTTGCCTATTGAAACTGTGGAGCTGATGCCTGCTCACTGTAGCAGATTCTCCTTGACATGCTTACAAAAATTGTTTTCCTTGAGCAG CTTTGAAACTGAGAACTGGCACTCAACAAGAGCAGAAGTGAGCAGGATCTCAATCACCACGCTAATGGAAAGATGTGAATTCGTTTTGAGTAGATTTTTAATCGTCGAAAATAACCTTG GCAAACGTCCAATCCCAACTGCTAGACTTGAAGAGATTATCTTTACCCTTCAAGAACTTGACCGCCTCACAATTCACCCCGAGGCTGCTTCGGTTCTTCAGTTGCGACCCTCTCTGAAAAACATACTACAAGAGGATAACCGTGACTCCCGTGCACACCTACTTGTCCTTTTCCCCTCACTGTGCGAGATTGTGTTATCAAG GGAAATGCCGGTGAGAGAGCTGGTGCAAGTTTTATTACGAGCAGTTGCGGCCGAGCTAGGTCTGAAAAAGGTTAGCCTATCCAGTTGA